The stretch of DNA GATAATGAAAGAGTGTTCCACGTCCCGCCAGCGCCGGAAGTAACAGCGGTGGTTTGTATCGATCCATCAGGAAACTTAAATCCGCCTGACGTGGACTCAATGACTCCAACCACAGTTAACGGTGAAGCAGGATTAGTTGTACCTATGCCCACATTCCCCGTATTCCGGTACACATTCCCACTGGCTTGCGTCCAAAGAGCACTGGTCACAGAACTTGGTAAGCGAGCGGCATCCAAAGTTCCGGTAGTGATTTTATCTGCATCTAAGTTTCCGATCAGCTGGCAGCTGAATGAGTCCGTCAGAGAAGACCAAGCCACCGTTTGATTGGCTCCACAAGCCCCGATATTAAACGCTGAAGCGCCCGAAGAATTTTTAATATCACTGAAGCGAATATCTTGCCCCGACCACGAAGTGCCATCGGATTTTAAAAATTTACCAGATGCCGCAGAGGCTGCGGGCAAGGCGGCCACCGTGTTCGTTGTTACGGCTGTCACCCGACCTTTGTTATCCACAGTAATACTAGGAATTGTCGTCGCATTGCCATAAGTGCCGGCCGTTAAGCCTGAGACGGTGGCAAGTTTATTTGAAGTGACTGCGCCATCCTGAATATGAACTGTTGCCACGCTGTCATTGCCAAGAGATCCTGAGGCCGCCAAAGGTCCCCAGCTAGTGCCATTAAAGATATTCATCGCGTTGGTGGTGGTATTATAAACTATCAAGCCCGCAGCAGGAGACACAATCACATCACGCTGAGCTTGATTCATGCGAGGCACAAGCAGACCCTTATTAAAAGAAACTAAATCTAAGATGGCCGAAGGCGATGGCGTGGATGTTCCGATACCCACTTGACCATCATTTTTGATGCGCAAAATTTCCGAGCCCGTGCTCGCGAAATCTCCGTTATAATCCACGGCGGTTCTAAAAGTGATATCCGCTGTTTCCGAGGCGAAGACCATCGCATTGTCGTCCACGGTGAATCCGCCGGTGTTGGAGCCTGTTTTTTCTAAAATCACATGAGGGTTGTCATACGAGCGAATCACCAATGAAGCATTGGGATTTGAGACGTTGCTATGGGCTCCCCCGATAGAGACGCTGCCTCGCACATCTAAAAGACCTTCCGGGCTGGTGGTCCCAATACCCACTTGCCCCGCAGACTGAGACACCACCGAATCAGCCAACACATTAGCGGCGCTGTAATAGGGCAAACGGCCCGTAGTTCCTGATCCCGATAAGGTTCCGCTAGGAAGATCGCTCGATCCCAAAGTCGCCGGAGCCCACTGAGAGCCGTTGTATTTTAGAACCTGATTATTTGTGGGCGCTGTCGCTGATACCGCGACTCCTTGCAATTTGCCAACGACCGTCGCGGCTTGCGTGCCTGTCACATCTCCGCTTAAAGAGCCTGTGAATCCCGACGCCGTTCCAGAAATATTTCCTGATACTTGAGAGCCTGGAATTAATCCAGAAATATCCGCGGCCGAAAGACTGCCGTTCACCCAATTGCCACCGCTGTATTTTAAAACATCGCCCGCAGAAACTCCTGAAATCGAAAGAGCCACGTTCTTCAATTTATCTACGCTTATCGCCGAAGCAGTTCCAGAAACATCCCCGGAAAACACCGTCGATGTTCCAATTTTATTATTAAACGTTGTCCAATCCGCGGCAGAAAGATATCCCGGCTGTGAACTCGAAGCAGGTTGAATTCTGATATTTGGTGTCGAGGATTCCGTTCCCACATCCACGATCAACGGCGAGGCCGCCGTCACTTGCATCACCGTCCCCCCACTTGAACCAGAAACCGCCGCGCATCCGAAGGTTTTAGTTGTGGCATTCCAGGTAAGGAATTGTCCCCCACTGCAAGAGGTATTGTTATTAACATCGTTTTTAAGAACAAATGAGTTGGCATCATGAGAACCCAGTTTTTGCGACGCCAATGCATACCCGGCAAAAGGAACCGAGCGAATTGCGGTGTTCGGAGAAACACTTCGCCAGCCGTTGCCATCATGAAACTGAACTTTTAAAACACGTCCATCCTCTGCCACGGGATTGTAAGACCCGGATCCCGCAACACAGTTATAACCTGAACACGCACCACAGGAAAAATTTGAAGCGTTATTAAAAGCATCCAGAACACCAAACCCACCCACCGCGGGCCAAGATATAGTTCCAGATCCGATCGGCACATCAAAGACCCCTTTTGTGCCCGCCATATTCACGCCGGTAACTTGCTCTTGATAAATCACGCACAGACCCGATGGATTCGTAATTTGGAAAATGAAAGCGACGTTAGAATGCTCAAGAGGTGTGCCATCAGATTTTAGAATACGGCCTTGATACGTGAGAGCCGAAGGACTTGAATAAGCCCACTGTGCCAGAAATGCTGATATCAAAACGATATATATATGCATCCAAAACGCCCCGTGTATATGAACTTTTCGGCGCGAGATGTGAGAAACTAAAACGGAACATGCTATCAAACGCTCTGCTGGTAGCTAAAAGCGCTAGAGAGAAATTTTGCAGACGTTCACAATGTGTGGACGTATTATTTTGAGCACTTGCAATTATTCTAGACCCACACAAGCGCTGAACTCTAACATACAAAAAAAGGATGTTAGATGCCGCACGCACAAGAAAAACTGAAC from Bdellovibrio bacteriovorus encodes:
- a CDS encoding tail fiber domain-containing protein, encoding MHIYIVLISAFLAQWAYSSPSALTYQGRILKSDGTPLEHSNVAFIFQITNPSGLCVIYQEQVTGVNMAGTKGVFDVPIGSGTISWPAVGGFGVLDAFNNASNFSCGACSGYNCVAGSGSYNPVAEDGRVLKVQFHDGNGWRSVSPNTAIRSVPFAGYALASQKLGSHDANSFVLKNDVNNNTSCSGGQFLTWNATTKTFGCAAVSGSSGGTVMQVTAASPLIVDVGTESSTPNIRIQPASSSQPGYLSAADWTTFNNKIGTSTVFSGDVSGTASAISVDKLKNVALSISGVSAGDVLKYSGGNWVNGSLSAADISGLIPGSQVSGNISGTASGFTGSLSGDVTGTQAATVVGKLQGVAVSATAPTNNQVLKYNGSQWAPATLGSSDLPSGTLSGSGTTGRLPYYSAANVLADSVVSQSAGQVGIGTTSPEGLLDVRGSVSIGGAHSNVSNPNASLVIRSYDNPHVILEKTGSNTGGFTVDDNAMVFASETADITFRTAVDYNGDFASTGSEILRIKNDGQVGIGTSTPSPSAILDLVSFNKGLLVPRMNQAQRDVIVSPAAGLIVYNTTTNAMNIFNGTSWGPLAASGSLGNDSVATVHIQDGAVTSNKLATVSGLTAGTYGNATTIPSITVDNKGRVTAVTTNTVAALPAASAASGKFLKSDGTSWSGQDIRFSDIKNSSGASAFNIGACGANQTVAWSSLTDSFSCQLIGNLDADKITTGTLDAARLPSSVTSALWTQASGNVYRNTGNVGIGTTNPASPLTVVGVIESTSGGFKFPDGSIQTTAVTSGAGGTWNTLSLSDTADFNPQCEYVLNGIRASWVHANSLGAITNTVSGATTASWRIVNSSNKALTYSADDNYNNNMYYGSSATTSIQYRCGSGSTGQWTTNGSDVFYSAGKVGIGTSSPSTNLHIFDSSGFPIIRTGSFGYQGLGTSGYPYFAMDLSWDGTKWNSTHATVRGTALRMTQNKINLSSAPPNTSGATITDHLTVDTTTGHVGIGVTNPSTRLHVVGASGNGSAAIDGASFKDNVHGVHLGGNDTGAYSWIAGWASGVGTSPLVLQPSFGNVGIGTTSPSYKLHVVGTAGLSTGTAWTNASDLRLKDIHGDYPRGLDEVLQLHTVLYNYKKDNALGLPSDFVKTGFIAQEVQKVIPEAVNKREDGYLELNVDPIHWAVVNAIKEFYHRWFDDSKNIHRELAAVKAENERLKAYLCSKDPKASICK